The Megachile rotundata isolate GNS110a chromosome 11, iyMegRotu1, whole genome shotgun sequence genome includes a region encoding these proteins:
- the ush gene encoding zinc finger protein ush isoform X3, which produces MSRRKQSNPKPLKREDEEWSDSERTPSVSSGVEGGGSAVSSPIAPVVEEESSLPPPPRLNPPPPSVTTTNSTAEDIRLRLSVLSEDARKRLASFTEDIEVARSLRDRHATPRPNQTRESSPKDTDEESSMLVVKEEDCQPRSSSSSTSSIRRRESVCRRDSEDSQRRSNSDDPPSEKKLKLDDEAAPRLRLNASLATDPALRPAAVAALTVKPENTSPPNPVPPLPAGLQNAIASGRLFVLPTDGKETITVEPARPAALICPPCGIRFSSASTLEAHRTFYCAHRPRLEEETTNEEDEEKSSKFEARKAYACPHCSYSADKKVSLNRHMRMHAASPAPPTVPTAPTTATTPGTGAATTSNGSLNEEAERYCRNCDIRFSSLKTYRAHKTHYCSTRHVVKDTPPAASASSSSVKASPPTSASPGESPPPQPCLALPTNPILIVPYSLFRGASVLAAPTLPAPDTACFLLPNGHLQPMTRGLAATAQNTAEPPPVLRAANKPTTPVSVVASSTSPPGSAPLDLSVRKSPAHQDEKENRVSPAPSSLPPPPGSPRSRGSGSPRARSIGSTPTTAGTVAPPPPTELALRLAELPPPPVPGVLVKQGVSRCKECNIVFCRHENFVAHKKHYCQARETTVSSSPPPPGTPSPPLVQLICAACGIKFASMDNLVAHQAFYCPKRPEPQEHHSRCSKCKAIIEPGSTHACSSGPTGGWRCPVCGAVSPTAGAAQRHMDAHQGVKAFRCTICRYKGNTLRGMRTHIKMHFEKRGTDLQEENYITCVLDDETILPTPEPAPATTPEEIPAEVQMNGKTEVRKSPQPPPPPPPPTVTSKVKQEREDTPPPEESLDPNKSGPRYCRSCDISFNYLSTFIAHKKFYCSSHAGEASNNNNNNNNNNSSSHATTPPTGRTEASVL; this is translated from the exons GGGAGGATGAGGAATGGAGCGACTCGGAAAGGACACCTTCGGTGAGCAGCGGTGTGGAAGGTGGTGGATCGGCGGTTTCCAGCCCGATCGCGCCAGTTGTCGAAGAAGAATCGAGCCTGCCACCACCTCCGAGACTGAATCCTCCTCCGCCATCGGTTACGACCACGAATTCGACCGCCGAAGATATCAGATTGAGGCTCAGCGTGCTTTCCGAAGACGCTCGAAAACGGCTGGCTAGTTTCACCGAAGATATCGAG GTTGCTAGAAGCTTGCGAGATCGGCATGCCACCCCGAGGCCAAATCAGACGCGAGAGTCGAGTCCCAAAGACACCGACGAGGAATCCAGCATGCTGGTGGTCAAGGAAGAGGATTGCCAACCGAGGTCGTCGTCTTCTTCAACGTCTTCGATCAGAAGACGAGAATCCGTCTGCAGAAGAGACTCGGAGGACTCCCAGAGGCGGTCCAACTCTGACGACCCGCCATCCGAGAAGAAGTTGAAACTGGACGACGAAGCAGCACCAAGACTGAGACTCAATGCTAGTCTGGCGACCGATCCTGCTCTTCGGCCTGCCGCCGTAGCCGCGCTCACTGTTAAACCGGAAAATACCTCGCCGCCGAATCCTGTGCCACCTTTACCAGCTGGTCTTCAAAATG CAATAGCATCGGGACGACTGTTCGTGTTACCGACCGACGGTAAAGAAACGATCACCGTAGAGCCTGCCAGACCAGCGGCACTGATATGTCCGCCCTGCGGCATCCGCTTCAGCTCAGCGAGCACTCTCGAAGCTCATCGCACCTTCTACTGCGCCCATCGGCCCCGGCTCGAGGAAGAGACGACGAACGAGGAGGATGAGGAGAAGTCGAGCAAGTTCGAAGCGAGGAAAGCGTACGCCTGTCCTCATTGTTCGTACAGCGCGGACAAGAAGGTGTCGTTGAATAGACACATGAGGATGCACGCAGCCTCTCCAGCGCCGCCCACGGTACCGACCGCGCCGACCACCGCCACAACTCCAGGAACCGGAGCGGCAACGACCTCCAACGGTTCTCTGAACGAAGAGGCAGAGAGATATTGCAGGAACTGCGACATTCGATTCAGCTCCTTGAAAACTTACAGAGCGCACAAAACTCACTACTGTAGCACCAGGCACGTGGTCAAAGATACACCACCAGCGGCCAGCGCGAGTTCCTCTTCGGTGAAGGCGTCTCCACCTACTAGTGCTAGTCCTGGCGAATCCCCGCCACCGCAGCCCTGTCTGGCACTGCCCACGAACCCTATCCTAATCGTACCGTACTCTCTGTTCCGAGGAGCCAGTGTCCTAGCCGCTCCGACTCTGCCCGCACCGGACACCGCGTGTTTCCTGCTTCCGAATG GTCATCTTCAGCCGATGACGAGGGGTCTCGCAGCCACAGCACAAAACACCGCAGAACCACCGCCGGTTCTTCGAGCCGCGAACAAGCCGACCACGCCTGTCTCCGTGGTAGCATCTTCCACGTCGCCGCCTGGATCGGCACCTCTCGATCTAAGTGTCAGGAAGTCACCGGCACACCAAGATGAGAAAGAGAACAGGGTGTCACCGGCACCGTCTTCTCTACCTCCACCACCGGGCAGTCCGAGATCCAGAGGAAGCGGTAGTCCCAGAGCGAGGTCCATCGGTTCCACTCCAACGACTGCTGGAACTGTTGCACCTCCACCACCGACAGAACTCGCTCTAAGACTGGCAGAGCTGCCACCTCCGCCGGTTCCTGGCGTCCTCGTGAAACAGGGCGTCTCGAG GTGCAAAGAATGCAACATCGTCTTCTGTCGACACGAGAACTTCGTCGCCCATAAGAAGCATTATTGCCAAGCAAGGGAAACGACGGTCAGCAGCAGTCCTCCGCCACCTGGGACACCTTCGCCTCCTCTGGTCCAACTGATCTGCGCTGCGTGTGGCATCAAGTTCGCCTCCATGGACAATTTGGTAGCTCATCAAGCATTTTACTGTCCTAAGAGGCCAGAACCCCAGGAACATCACTCGAGGTGTTCCAAGTGCAAG GCTATAATCGAGCCTGGAAGTACGCACGCCTGCTCCAGTGGGCCCACGGGTGGCTGGAGATGTCCTGTGTGTGGCGCGGTTAGCCCCACGGCTGGAGCTGCTCAGCGTCACATGGATGCTCATCAGGGTGTCAAGGCTTTCAGGTGTACCATCTGTCGATACAAAGGAAACACGTTGCGTGGAATGAGGACGCACATCAAAATGCATTTCGAGAAACGGGGAACGGACTTACAA GAAGAAAACTACATTACGTGCGTACTCGACGATGAGACGATTCTTCCGACTCCGGAACCAGCCCCAGCCACCACGCCTGAAGAGATACCTGCGGAGGTGCAAATGAACGGTAAGACGGAGGTGCGGAAGAGCCCACAACCACCTCCTCCACCGCCACCACCAACGGTGACCAGCAAAGTGAAACAGGAACGAGAAGATACGCCACCTCCGGAAGAAAGTTTGGATCCCAACAAGAGCGGCCCTCGTTATTGCAGGTCGTGCGACATCAGCTTCAATTACCTGAGCACGTTCATTGCCCACAAGAAGTTCTACTGCTCGAGCCACGCCGGCGAGGCGagcaataacaacaacaacaacaacaataataactCGAGCAGCCACGCTACCACGCCTCCTACCGGCAGGACCGAGGCGTCCGTACTTTAA
- the ush gene encoding zinc finger protein ush isoform X4 translates to MLVVKEEDCQPRSSSSSTSSIRRRESVCRRDSEDSQRRSNSDDPPSEKKLKLDDEAAPRLRLNASLATDPALRPAAVAALTVKPENTSPPNPVPPLPAGLQNAIASGRLFVLPTDGKETITVEPARPAALICPPCGIRFSSASTLEAHRTFYCAHRPRLEEETTNEEDEEKSSKFEARKAYACPHCSYSADKKVSLNRHMRMHAASPAPPTVPTAPTTATTPGTGAATTSNGSLNEEAERYCRNCDIRFSSLKTYRAHKTHYCSTRHVVKDTPPAASASSSSVKASPPTSASPGESPPPQPCLALPTNPILIVPYSLFRGASVLAAPTLPAPDTACFLLPNGHLQPMTRGLAATAQNTAEPPPVLRAANKPTTPVSVVASSTSPPGSAPLDLSVRKSPAHQDEKENRVSPAPSSLPPPPGSPRSRGSGSPRARSIGSTPTTAGTVAPPPPTELALRLAELPPPPVPGVLVKQGVSRCKECNIVFCRHENFVAHKKHYCQARETTVSSSPPPPGTPSPPLVQLICAACGIKFASMDNLVAHQAFYCPKRPEPQEHHSRCSKCKAIIEPGSTHACSSGPTGGWRCPVCGAVSPTAGAAQRHMDAHQGVKAFRCTICRYKGNTLRGMRTHIKMHFEKRGTDLQEENYITCVLDDETILPTPEPAPATTPEEIPAEVQMNGKTEVRKSPQPPPPPPPPTVTSKVKQEREDTPPPEESLDPNKSGPRYCRSCDISFNYLSTFIAHKKFYCSSHAGEASNNNNNNNNNNSSSHATTPPTGRTEASVL, encoded by the exons ATGCTGGTGGTCAAGGAAGAGGATTGCCAACCGAGGTCGTCGTCTTCTTCAACGTCTTCGATCAGAAGACGAGAATCCGTCTGCAGAAGAGACTCGGAGGACTCCCAGAGGCGGTCCAACTCTGACGACCCGCCATCCGAGAAGAAGTTGAAACTGGACGACGAAGCAGCACCAAGACTGAGACTCAATGCTAGTCTGGCGACCGATCCTGCTCTTCGGCCTGCCGCCGTAGCCGCGCTCACTGTTAAACCGGAAAATACCTCGCCGCCGAATCCTGTGCCACCTTTACCAGCTGGTCTTCAAAATG CAATAGCATCGGGACGACTGTTCGTGTTACCGACCGACGGTAAAGAAACGATCACCGTAGAGCCTGCCAGACCAGCGGCACTGATATGTCCGCCCTGCGGCATCCGCTTCAGCTCAGCGAGCACTCTCGAAGCTCATCGCACCTTCTACTGCGCCCATCGGCCCCGGCTCGAGGAAGAGACGACGAACGAGGAGGATGAGGAGAAGTCGAGCAAGTTCGAAGCGAGGAAAGCGTACGCCTGTCCTCATTGTTCGTACAGCGCGGACAAGAAGGTGTCGTTGAATAGACACATGAGGATGCACGCAGCCTCTCCAGCGCCGCCCACGGTACCGACCGCGCCGACCACCGCCACAACTCCAGGAACCGGAGCGGCAACGACCTCCAACGGTTCTCTGAACGAAGAGGCAGAGAGATATTGCAGGAACTGCGACATTCGATTCAGCTCCTTGAAAACTTACAGAGCGCACAAAACTCACTACTGTAGCACCAGGCACGTGGTCAAAGATACACCACCAGCGGCCAGCGCGAGTTCCTCTTCGGTGAAGGCGTCTCCACCTACTAGTGCTAGTCCTGGCGAATCCCCGCCACCGCAGCCCTGTCTGGCACTGCCCACGAACCCTATCCTAATCGTACCGTACTCTCTGTTCCGAGGAGCCAGTGTCCTAGCCGCTCCGACTCTGCCCGCACCGGACACCGCGTGTTTCCTGCTTCCGAATG GTCATCTTCAGCCGATGACGAGGGGTCTCGCAGCCACAGCACAAAACACCGCAGAACCACCGCCGGTTCTTCGAGCCGCGAACAAGCCGACCACGCCTGTCTCCGTGGTAGCATCTTCCACGTCGCCGCCTGGATCGGCACCTCTCGATCTAAGTGTCAGGAAGTCACCGGCACACCAAGATGAGAAAGAGAACAGGGTGTCACCGGCACCGTCTTCTCTACCTCCACCACCGGGCAGTCCGAGATCCAGAGGAAGCGGTAGTCCCAGAGCGAGGTCCATCGGTTCCACTCCAACGACTGCTGGAACTGTTGCACCTCCACCACCGACAGAACTCGCTCTAAGACTGGCAGAGCTGCCACCTCCGCCGGTTCCTGGCGTCCTCGTGAAACAGGGCGTCTCGAG GTGCAAAGAATGCAACATCGTCTTCTGTCGACACGAGAACTTCGTCGCCCATAAGAAGCATTATTGCCAAGCAAGGGAAACGACGGTCAGCAGCAGTCCTCCGCCACCTGGGACACCTTCGCCTCCTCTGGTCCAACTGATCTGCGCTGCGTGTGGCATCAAGTTCGCCTCCATGGACAATTTGGTAGCTCATCAAGCATTTTACTGTCCTAAGAGGCCAGAACCCCAGGAACATCACTCGAGGTGTTCCAAGTGCAAG GCTATAATCGAGCCTGGAAGTACGCACGCCTGCTCCAGTGGGCCCACGGGTGGCTGGAGATGTCCTGTGTGTGGCGCGGTTAGCCCCACGGCTGGAGCTGCTCAGCGTCACATGGATGCTCATCAGGGTGTCAAGGCTTTCAGGTGTACCATCTGTCGATACAAAGGAAACACGTTGCGTGGAATGAGGACGCACATCAAAATGCATTTCGAGAAACGGGGAACGGACTTACAA GAAGAAAACTACATTACGTGCGTACTCGACGATGAGACGATTCTTCCGACTCCGGAACCAGCCCCAGCCACCACGCCTGAAGAGATACCTGCGGAGGTGCAAATGAACGGTAAGACGGAGGTGCGGAAGAGCCCACAACCACCTCCTCCACCGCCACCACCAACGGTGACCAGCAAAGTGAAACAGGAACGAGAAGATACGCCACCTCCGGAAGAAAGTTTGGATCCCAACAAGAGCGGCCCTCGTTATTGCAGGTCGTGCGACATCAGCTTCAATTACCTGAGCACGTTCATTGCCCACAAGAAGTTCTACTGCTCGAGCCACGCCGGCGAGGCGagcaataacaacaacaacaacaacaataataactCGAGCAGCCACGCTACCACGCCTCCTACCGGCAGGACCGAGGCGTCCGTACTTTAA
- the ush gene encoding zinc finger protein ush isoform X2, with product MSLLLWRQRRASQLKGDASLSLTREDEEWSDSERTPSVSSGVEGGGSAVSSPIAPVVEEESSLPPPPRLNPPPPSVTTTNSTAEDIRLRLSVLSEDARKRLASFTEDIEVARSLRDRHATPRPNQTRESSPKDTDEESSMLVVKEEDCQPRSSSSSTSSIRRRESVCRRDSEDSQRRSNSDDPPSEKKLKLDDEAAPRLRLNASLATDPALRPAAVAALTVKPENTSPPNPVPPLPAGLQNAIASGRLFVLPTDGKETITVEPARPAALICPPCGIRFSSASTLEAHRTFYCAHRPRLEEETTNEEDEEKSSKFEARKAYACPHCSYSADKKVSLNRHMRMHAASPAPPTVPTAPTTATTPGTGAATTSNGSLNEEAERYCRNCDIRFSSLKTYRAHKTHYCSTRHVVKDTPPAASASSSSVKASPPTSASPGESPPPQPCLALPTNPILIVPYSLFRGASVLAAPTLPAPDTACFLLPNGHLQPMTRGLAATAQNTAEPPPVLRAANKPTTPVSVVASSTSPPGSAPLDLSVRKSPAHQDEKENRVSPAPSSLPPPPGSPRSRGSGSPRARSIGSTPTTAGTVAPPPPTELALRLAELPPPPVPGVLVKQGVSRCKECNIVFCRHENFVAHKKHYCQARETTVSSSPPPPGTPSPPLVQLICAACGIKFASMDNLVAHQAFYCPKRPEPQEHHSRCSKCKAIIEPGSTHACSSGPTGGWRCPVCGAVSPTAGAAQRHMDAHQGVKAFRCTICRYKGNTLRGMRTHIKMHFEKRGTDLQEENYITCVLDDETILPTPEPAPATTPEEIPAEVQMNGKTEVRKSPQPPPPPPPPTVTSKVKQEREDTPPPEESLDPNKSGPRYCRSCDISFNYLSTFIAHKKFYCSSHAGEASNNNNNNNNNNSSSHATTPPTGRTEASVL from the exons GGGAGGATGAGGAATGGAGCGACTCGGAAAGGACACCTTCGGTGAGCAGCGGTGTGGAAGGTGGTGGATCGGCGGTTTCCAGCCCGATCGCGCCAGTTGTCGAAGAAGAATCGAGCCTGCCACCACCTCCGAGACTGAATCCTCCTCCGCCATCGGTTACGACCACGAATTCGACCGCCGAAGATATCAGATTGAGGCTCAGCGTGCTTTCCGAAGACGCTCGAAAACGGCTGGCTAGTTTCACCGAAGATATCGAG GTTGCTAGAAGCTTGCGAGATCGGCATGCCACCCCGAGGCCAAATCAGACGCGAGAGTCGAGTCCCAAAGACACCGACGAGGAATCCAGCATGCTGGTGGTCAAGGAAGAGGATTGCCAACCGAGGTCGTCGTCTTCTTCAACGTCTTCGATCAGAAGACGAGAATCCGTCTGCAGAAGAGACTCGGAGGACTCCCAGAGGCGGTCCAACTCTGACGACCCGCCATCCGAGAAGAAGTTGAAACTGGACGACGAAGCAGCACCAAGACTGAGACTCAATGCTAGTCTGGCGACCGATCCTGCTCTTCGGCCTGCCGCCGTAGCCGCGCTCACTGTTAAACCGGAAAATACCTCGCCGCCGAATCCTGTGCCACCTTTACCAGCTGGTCTTCAAAATG CAATAGCATCGGGACGACTGTTCGTGTTACCGACCGACGGTAAAGAAACGATCACCGTAGAGCCTGCCAGACCAGCGGCACTGATATGTCCGCCCTGCGGCATCCGCTTCAGCTCAGCGAGCACTCTCGAAGCTCATCGCACCTTCTACTGCGCCCATCGGCCCCGGCTCGAGGAAGAGACGACGAACGAGGAGGATGAGGAGAAGTCGAGCAAGTTCGAAGCGAGGAAAGCGTACGCCTGTCCTCATTGTTCGTACAGCGCGGACAAGAAGGTGTCGTTGAATAGACACATGAGGATGCACGCAGCCTCTCCAGCGCCGCCCACGGTACCGACCGCGCCGACCACCGCCACAACTCCAGGAACCGGAGCGGCAACGACCTCCAACGGTTCTCTGAACGAAGAGGCAGAGAGATATTGCAGGAACTGCGACATTCGATTCAGCTCCTTGAAAACTTACAGAGCGCACAAAACTCACTACTGTAGCACCAGGCACGTGGTCAAAGATACACCACCAGCGGCCAGCGCGAGTTCCTCTTCGGTGAAGGCGTCTCCACCTACTAGTGCTAGTCCTGGCGAATCCCCGCCACCGCAGCCCTGTCTGGCACTGCCCACGAACCCTATCCTAATCGTACCGTACTCTCTGTTCCGAGGAGCCAGTGTCCTAGCCGCTCCGACTCTGCCCGCACCGGACACCGCGTGTTTCCTGCTTCCGAATG GTCATCTTCAGCCGATGACGAGGGGTCTCGCAGCCACAGCACAAAACACCGCAGAACCACCGCCGGTTCTTCGAGCCGCGAACAAGCCGACCACGCCTGTCTCCGTGGTAGCATCTTCCACGTCGCCGCCTGGATCGGCACCTCTCGATCTAAGTGTCAGGAAGTCACCGGCACACCAAGATGAGAAAGAGAACAGGGTGTCACCGGCACCGTCTTCTCTACCTCCACCACCGGGCAGTCCGAGATCCAGAGGAAGCGGTAGTCCCAGAGCGAGGTCCATCGGTTCCACTCCAACGACTGCTGGAACTGTTGCACCTCCACCACCGACAGAACTCGCTCTAAGACTGGCAGAGCTGCCACCTCCGCCGGTTCCTGGCGTCCTCGTGAAACAGGGCGTCTCGAG GTGCAAAGAATGCAACATCGTCTTCTGTCGACACGAGAACTTCGTCGCCCATAAGAAGCATTATTGCCAAGCAAGGGAAACGACGGTCAGCAGCAGTCCTCCGCCACCTGGGACACCTTCGCCTCCTCTGGTCCAACTGATCTGCGCTGCGTGTGGCATCAAGTTCGCCTCCATGGACAATTTGGTAGCTCATCAAGCATTTTACTGTCCTAAGAGGCCAGAACCCCAGGAACATCACTCGAGGTGTTCCAAGTGCAAG GCTATAATCGAGCCTGGAAGTACGCACGCCTGCTCCAGTGGGCCCACGGGTGGCTGGAGATGTCCTGTGTGTGGCGCGGTTAGCCCCACGGCTGGAGCTGCTCAGCGTCACATGGATGCTCATCAGGGTGTCAAGGCTTTCAGGTGTACCATCTGTCGATACAAAGGAAACACGTTGCGTGGAATGAGGACGCACATCAAAATGCATTTCGAGAAACGGGGAACGGACTTACAA GAAGAAAACTACATTACGTGCGTACTCGACGATGAGACGATTCTTCCGACTCCGGAACCAGCCCCAGCCACCACGCCTGAAGAGATACCTGCGGAGGTGCAAATGAACGGTAAGACGGAGGTGCGGAAGAGCCCACAACCACCTCCTCCACCGCCACCACCAACGGTGACCAGCAAAGTGAAACAGGAACGAGAAGATACGCCACCTCCGGAAGAAAGTTTGGATCCCAACAAGAGCGGCCCTCGTTATTGCAGGTCGTGCGACATCAGCTTCAATTACCTGAGCACGTTCATTGCCCACAAGAAGTTCTACTGCTCGAGCCACGCCGGCGAGGCGagcaataacaacaacaacaacaacaataataactCGAGCAGCCACGCTACCACGCCTCCTACCGGCAGGACCGAGGCGTCCGTACTTTAA
- the ush gene encoding zinc finger protein ush isoform X1, which translates to MGAEGTQRLAWRATIREPNGHRDASFKRACPLFFFSSVSLRYPRLPAQLPVSSTWIRFVVMVVSRETADWNTLKKWEDEEWSDSERTPSVSSGVEGGGSAVSSPIAPVVEEESSLPPPPRLNPPPPSVTTTNSTAEDIRLRLSVLSEDARKRLASFTEDIEVARSLRDRHATPRPNQTRESSPKDTDEESSMLVVKEEDCQPRSSSSSTSSIRRRESVCRRDSEDSQRRSNSDDPPSEKKLKLDDEAAPRLRLNASLATDPALRPAAVAALTVKPENTSPPNPVPPLPAGLQNAIASGRLFVLPTDGKETITVEPARPAALICPPCGIRFSSASTLEAHRTFYCAHRPRLEEETTNEEDEEKSSKFEARKAYACPHCSYSADKKVSLNRHMRMHAASPAPPTVPTAPTTATTPGTGAATTSNGSLNEEAERYCRNCDIRFSSLKTYRAHKTHYCSTRHVVKDTPPAASASSSSVKASPPTSASPGESPPPQPCLALPTNPILIVPYSLFRGASVLAAPTLPAPDTACFLLPNGHLQPMTRGLAATAQNTAEPPPVLRAANKPTTPVSVVASSTSPPGSAPLDLSVRKSPAHQDEKENRVSPAPSSLPPPPGSPRSRGSGSPRARSIGSTPTTAGTVAPPPPTELALRLAELPPPPVPGVLVKQGVSRCKECNIVFCRHENFVAHKKHYCQARETTVSSSPPPPGTPSPPLVQLICAACGIKFASMDNLVAHQAFYCPKRPEPQEHHSRCSKCKAIIEPGSTHACSSGPTGGWRCPVCGAVSPTAGAAQRHMDAHQGVKAFRCTICRYKGNTLRGMRTHIKMHFEKRGTDLQEENYITCVLDDETILPTPEPAPATTPEEIPAEVQMNGKTEVRKSPQPPPPPPPPTVTSKVKQEREDTPPPEESLDPNKSGPRYCRSCDISFNYLSTFIAHKKFYCSSHAGEASNNNNNNNNNNSSSHATTPPTGRTEASVL; encoded by the exons ATGGGAGCAGAGGGTACGCAAAGGCTGGCGTGGCGAGCGACCATTAGGGAGCCGAACGGCCATAGGGACGCATCGTTTAAACGTGCGTGCCcgctcttttttttctcttccgtTTCCTTGCGCTACCCTCGACTTCCGGCTCAGCTGCCCGTTTCTTCCACGTGGATCCGTTTCGTGGTTATGGTCGTCTCTCGAGAAACTGCTGATTGGAACACCCTGAAGAAAT GGGAGGATGAGGAATGGAGCGACTCGGAAAGGACACCTTCGGTGAGCAGCGGTGTGGAAGGTGGTGGATCGGCGGTTTCCAGCCCGATCGCGCCAGTTGTCGAAGAAGAATCGAGCCTGCCACCACCTCCGAGACTGAATCCTCCTCCGCCATCGGTTACGACCACGAATTCGACCGCCGAAGATATCAGATTGAGGCTCAGCGTGCTTTCCGAAGACGCTCGAAAACGGCTGGCTAGTTTCACCGAAGATATCGAG GTTGCTAGAAGCTTGCGAGATCGGCATGCCACCCCGAGGCCAAATCAGACGCGAGAGTCGAGTCCCAAAGACACCGACGAGGAATCCAGCATGCTGGTGGTCAAGGAAGAGGATTGCCAACCGAGGTCGTCGTCTTCTTCAACGTCTTCGATCAGAAGACGAGAATCCGTCTGCAGAAGAGACTCGGAGGACTCCCAGAGGCGGTCCAACTCTGACGACCCGCCATCCGAGAAGAAGTTGAAACTGGACGACGAAGCAGCACCAAGACTGAGACTCAATGCTAGTCTGGCGACCGATCCTGCTCTTCGGCCTGCCGCCGTAGCCGCGCTCACTGTTAAACCGGAAAATACCTCGCCGCCGAATCCTGTGCCACCTTTACCAGCTGGTCTTCAAAATG CAATAGCATCGGGACGACTGTTCGTGTTACCGACCGACGGTAAAGAAACGATCACCGTAGAGCCTGCCAGACCAGCGGCACTGATATGTCCGCCCTGCGGCATCCGCTTCAGCTCAGCGAGCACTCTCGAAGCTCATCGCACCTTCTACTGCGCCCATCGGCCCCGGCTCGAGGAAGAGACGACGAACGAGGAGGATGAGGAGAAGTCGAGCAAGTTCGAAGCGAGGAAAGCGTACGCCTGTCCTCATTGTTCGTACAGCGCGGACAAGAAGGTGTCGTTGAATAGACACATGAGGATGCACGCAGCCTCTCCAGCGCCGCCCACGGTACCGACCGCGCCGACCACCGCCACAACTCCAGGAACCGGAGCGGCAACGACCTCCAACGGTTCTCTGAACGAAGAGGCAGAGAGATATTGCAGGAACTGCGACATTCGATTCAGCTCCTTGAAAACTTACAGAGCGCACAAAACTCACTACTGTAGCACCAGGCACGTGGTCAAAGATACACCACCAGCGGCCAGCGCGAGTTCCTCTTCGGTGAAGGCGTCTCCACCTACTAGTGCTAGTCCTGGCGAATCCCCGCCACCGCAGCCCTGTCTGGCACTGCCCACGAACCCTATCCTAATCGTACCGTACTCTCTGTTCCGAGGAGCCAGTGTCCTAGCCGCTCCGACTCTGCCCGCACCGGACACCGCGTGTTTCCTGCTTCCGAATG GTCATCTTCAGCCGATGACGAGGGGTCTCGCAGCCACAGCACAAAACACCGCAGAACCACCGCCGGTTCTTCGAGCCGCGAACAAGCCGACCACGCCTGTCTCCGTGGTAGCATCTTCCACGTCGCCGCCTGGATCGGCACCTCTCGATCTAAGTGTCAGGAAGTCACCGGCACACCAAGATGAGAAAGAGAACAGGGTGTCACCGGCACCGTCTTCTCTACCTCCACCACCGGGCAGTCCGAGATCCAGAGGAAGCGGTAGTCCCAGAGCGAGGTCCATCGGTTCCACTCCAACGACTGCTGGAACTGTTGCACCTCCACCACCGACAGAACTCGCTCTAAGACTGGCAGAGCTGCCACCTCCGCCGGTTCCTGGCGTCCTCGTGAAACAGGGCGTCTCGAG GTGCAAAGAATGCAACATCGTCTTCTGTCGACACGAGAACTTCGTCGCCCATAAGAAGCATTATTGCCAAGCAAGGGAAACGACGGTCAGCAGCAGTCCTCCGCCACCTGGGACACCTTCGCCTCCTCTGGTCCAACTGATCTGCGCTGCGTGTGGCATCAAGTTCGCCTCCATGGACAATTTGGTAGCTCATCAAGCATTTTACTGTCCTAAGAGGCCAGAACCCCAGGAACATCACTCGAGGTGTTCCAAGTGCAAG GCTATAATCGAGCCTGGAAGTACGCACGCCTGCTCCAGTGGGCCCACGGGTGGCTGGAGATGTCCTGTGTGTGGCGCGGTTAGCCCCACGGCTGGAGCTGCTCAGCGTCACATGGATGCTCATCAGGGTGTCAAGGCTTTCAGGTGTACCATCTGTCGATACAAAGGAAACACGTTGCGTGGAATGAGGACGCACATCAAAATGCATTTCGAGAAACGGGGAACGGACTTACAA GAAGAAAACTACATTACGTGCGTACTCGACGATGAGACGATTCTTCCGACTCCGGAACCAGCCCCAGCCACCACGCCTGAAGAGATACCTGCGGAGGTGCAAATGAACGGTAAGACGGAGGTGCGGAAGAGCCCACAACCACCTCCTCCACCGCCACCACCAACGGTGACCAGCAAAGTGAAACAGGAACGAGAAGATACGCCACCTCCGGAAGAAAGTTTGGATCCCAACAAGAGCGGCCCTCGTTATTGCAGGTCGTGCGACATCAGCTTCAATTACCTGAGCACGTTCATTGCCCACAAGAAGTTCTACTGCTCGAGCCACGCCGGCGAGGCGagcaataacaacaacaacaacaacaataataactCGAGCAGCCACGCTACCACGCCTCCTACCGGCAGGACCGAGGCGTCCGTACTTTAA